The Pontibacter sp. SGAir0037 DNA segment GATACCCGACTGTGCCGGATTTCCCACAAACTCTACTATAAAGAACGTATTTTTATACTTAGGGCTTAGCGCCGTGCCCGGGTTGTATAGCATACCGGTAGGGCCACTTACAAAGTTAGCAATGGCTGGTGTTATATAGGCAGCCTGTCCTTCGAAACGCGGCTTATACATTTTCTCATCCATCCATACTTTATAGGTGTTGTTGTCCGGATCCATATACTTGCCGAACTGCCAGTTAATGCGCCAGCCAGTATCGGAGCCGTTTACCACATACACCAGGCGCTCGTTCTCGCCGGGATGGTCGCCATCATTGTCTTCACTGATCAGGTTTCCGTATTCGTCAAACACAAATTCGTGGGTGTTACGCAGGCCATGTGCAAAAACCTCAAAATCGCTGCCATCGGGATTGCACCTGACAATGACACCACTGTTCGGATGCTCATACTTCTGGCCGTCTTTCCCTTCTCCATTAAACCCAATATCGCCTATACCCCAGTATATCTTTCCGTCAGGCCCCATTTCCAGTCCCGACATGCCATGCCCTCCAAAGCCAACATGAATGCCGTAGCCGTGCGAAAGCGATGTTTTTTCATCTGCTATGCCGTCACCATTTTTGTCTTTCATGCGCCACAGGTCCGGAGCAACGCCAACAAAAAGGTCATCGCCATGCGATAATATGGCACCGGCCACATCTGTAACCTCATCGTTAAAATCATCCACCATCAGCTGCGACTGATCGGCTACACCATCTCCTGAAGTATCCTCCAGCCTGTATACATGCTCCTTTTCAACGGTCATGTCTTTCCAGTCGTGGGAGCCATCCTGGTTCAGATCGGCCAGCCAGGTATTCTTACTGCTGTTTTCCGGTGACAAGACTTTGCGCAGGAAGTTGCGTTTATCTTCGATCGTCTGCAGCTGTATAGACTGTATTTCCCAGTCCTGGTGGCTCCGGATGTCAAACTCCGAATGCTTTTGCCTGTTGGTTCGGGTATAATACAAGCGTCCCTGATCGTCTATATCAATAGAAATAGGGTCGGCCACCAGTGAATCGATGCCCCACAGGCGCAGCGTGAGGCCATCGGCCAGTTCAGGGGTTACCAGAGATTCAATAGAGGCAGCGATTTGGGCAGCCTTTTCGGGCACGACACTATGTATTCTCCTGTCTACTGGTTCTTCACCCTTACATCCGGCAAAGAGCAGTGTAGGTAACAGGGCGGCTTTTAAAAAGTGTTTGCGGGGAAACAGGGTATCAAGAACAGTTTTTCTCATGTATATTGGATCTGTTTATGTATGCATGTAGCAGCAGCACCTGCCACTTATTTATAAAATTCTGGTAGAGGGTTGAGCTTCGTATTTTGCCTTTGGTGCCAATAAGGATAAATGGGTGGTACTTCACTGGCCTGATCCAGCTTTTTCACCTGTTCGATCGTCAGGTTCCAGCCTACGGCATCGAGGTTTTGTTTTAACTGCTCTTCGTTTCGGGCACCGAAGATAATACTTGATACTGTCGGGCGTTGCAACAGCCAGTTTAAGGCCACCTGTGCAACTGTTTTTCCTGTTTCAGCGGCAACCTCGTCCAGCGCATCAATGGTGTCATAAAAAACCGCTTCATTAACCACTGCTTCCGGTACAGGGCTACCGCCCTGTGCCACCCTGCTTTCGGGAGGCAAAGGCTGATTGCGTCTGTACTTCCCTCCCAGTCTGCCGGCAGCCAGCGGCGACCAGATAATGCCCCCTACTTTCTGATCCAGGCCCAGAGGCATCAGTTCCCACTCATACTCCCGGTTTGCCAGCGAGTAATAAACCTGATGAGCGACATAGCGGCTCCAGCCATACTTTTCAGACACAGCCAAGGATTTCATCAGGTGCCAGCCGGAGAAGTTTGATGCGGCGATATACCGTACTTTTCCACTTTGCACCAAATCGTCGAGGGTGCGCAGCGTTTCCTCTACCGGCGTGTTTCCGTCGAAGCCATGCATGTGGTAGATATCTATATAATCTGTGTTCAACCTTTTCAGGCTTCCTTCTACTTGCCGGGTTAAGTGAAAGCGGGAGGAGCCCTGGTTGTTAGGACCTTCTCCGAAAGGAAATGTACCTTTCGTCGAGATCAGCACCTTATCGCGCAGCCCTTTCAGTGCTTTGCCTAAAATTTCTTCTGAAAGACCATCAGAATAAATATCTGCCGTATCAAAAAAATTGACACCGGCATCCATACACAGGTTTATCAGCCGGGTGGCTTCTTCTACCTGTGTACTTCCCCATGCTTTAAAAAATGCGTTGCCACCGCCAAAGGTAGCCGTTCCAAAGCATAATACAGGCACTTCTAATCCTGATGCACCTAATTGTCTGTATTCCATAGTCGTTTTATTTTGTAAAGGCAGCAATCTCACTTTTACAGGTTCCAGAGCCTGCACTGCTATTGCAATACAAAATATAGGAATAGCTCCAGATTTCAAATAAAAATTTCTTGTCCCTTAACCGGTAGATTTAGAAAACAATTATTAACTATCTAGTCAGTTATTACTGATAATGCGCGCTTACATGATTAGTGTAACCTTACATCATTTAAAGTGTAAAACTTCTATGCCTTTTTTACTTATTCTATTTCATTTATAATTATGATAAAAGATTTTGATACCCATATATCATCCCATTTTATAGAACAGGTAAAAGACTGTGCCATTTTTGCGATGGATACAGAAGGTAACATCATGACCTGGAATATTGGAGCGGAACGTATCAAAGGATATAAAGAAGAGGAAATTATTGGCCAATACTTTGGTATATTATTCTGCAAAGAAGATCAACATGCTGGTAAGCCCGAAGAAGAGCTTATGCTAACTAAAAAACATGGAAAGCATGAAACTGATTGGTGGCGAAGAAAGAAAGATGGTTCAGCATTTTGGGCCAGCATTGTGCTTACAGCTGTTTACAATCACCAAGGTGAGTTGATTGGTTTTACTAAAGTAACGAAAGACCTGACTTCTAAAAAACTGGAAGAGGATGCATTAGCTCACAAAAATGAAGAGCTGGCAAAAATCAACCGCGACCTGGACCAGTTCATCTATATTGCCTCTCACGACCTGAGAGCTCCCATACTCAATATTGAGGCCCTGATGCAACTATTGATGGACTCTCTGGACAACCCGAGTGTTGATATCCGGGAAGTTCACCAGCTAAATAGCTATATCCAGGCGTCTATTACTCGTTTTAAAAATACAGTAGATGATCTTACAACTATAAGCAAGCTGCAAAAAAGCCTGGAGGAGGATTGCAATGATGAAAAAGTAGATGTAAACAACATCTTTGAAAGCATTCGGAGCGACATGCATTTTTTATTTGAAGAGTCGCAGTTCCCTTGCCACATCATAACTGACTTTCAAGTTAAAACGCTCAACTTCTCCCGAAAGAACTTTCGCAGCATTTTGTACAACCTCTTAAGTAATGCCATGAAATACAGGTCAGATAAAAAAGCCTGTAATATTTGGATCTCAACGAAAGAGGAGGACGGGGATGTGGTGCTGCGGGTAAAAGACAATGGCCTTGGCATGAGTGAAGAAAATCAACGTCAGCTTTATACTATGTTTAAAAGATTTCATTCTCATGTAGATGGGAGCGGTATAGGTATGTATATTGTAAAACGAATAGTAGACAATGCAGGAGGTTCTATAGAAGTAAACTCTGTGGAAGGCGAAGGAACTGAGTTTAGAGTTCGTTTTAAATCTTGATTGACAACACCTTATAATAGGAAGCACTCATTTAATAGCTAGTAAAGTTCATAGCCTTTAAACCTGTTTTTGATTACTTTCAGGGCCTTGTTAAGATGGTTTTCTATATTGCTGGTACTGGTATTAAGCAATTTGGCTATTTCAGAGTTACTTTTGCCCTCTACACGACTCAATAGAAAAACCTGTTTTCTTACCGGCGGCAGATTTGTATAAAACTCTTCGAGCAACTTTTCCAGGTCCCTGTAGGCAACAGCCTCTTCAGTTGACCTATCTATGTTTATTCTTGATTTAGTTAAATACTGCTTAAAGGCAAACTCATAACCTCTGCGCCTTGCTTTGTTATACACTAAATGCTTGGCAATACTTAATAAATAGCCATCAAAATTCAGCTCCTGATCAAGGCTTTTTCTACCCTCCCATATTTTCAGAAATACTTCCTGCACTACTTCTTCGGCATCTTCTTTCTGCCTGGTGAGGTGCATGGCAAATGAATACAGCTTAGGTTCACATAGCTGATAGAGTTGTTCAAAAGCAGCTATGTTATCTGCTTTGACAGCCTCAAGAATACCAGCCAAACATTCACTGCCTTTTCGATTCATGATAAGTTTAATTGCTGTGGTGTTGAATAAACTTATATCTAAAAGTAGAAAATGAAATAATCATTAACAAAAGTGAGTACTTAATTATTTTTTTTAAAAGAAGGTGGTGCAGAAGCAGCATAAAGTGTATATGTGATAGATACACCTGTTTAATCTCATGAACAAGCATCTTTTGGATAGGTTTTATGAAGGTAAATGCTCACCAGAGGAGCTACAACAAGTACTTACGTGGTTTCAATCAAATGAAATAACCCCGGAGCAGGAACTTGATTTAAACTTTGTATGGCAGGAAGCCGAACAAACAGATATACCTATTAATCACTCGCATGATCCAAAGAAGTTGTTTCTTAAACTAAAAGAGCAACTTAAGGAAACAACAGATTCAGATGATTGTGCACCTGATGAGCATCAGGCGCTGGTAATAAAACTGCACCAGCCTCTCTTTTGGTTGAAAGCTGTAGCGGCAGTTTTACTTCCTCTTTGTCTTGTCTGGGCATTTATAGCTTATACGTCCACTTTAAAAACCAAAAGCCCGACAATTGTTTCAGTAACAACCAAGCCAGGCATTCGAAAAACAATTAAACTGGCCGACGGCTCAACAATTATACTGAACGCCGGCAGCAAAATTACTTATCCGAAAGATTTTACGCCCCATACTCGTGAGATAAAATTATGGGGGGAAGCCTTTTTTGAAGTTGCAAAAGATAGCCTTCGTCCTTTTATAGTACATACCGGAAATATTTCGACAAAGGCATTAGGTACTTCTTTTAACATCAACTATAGTCAAGAAAACAATTTAGCGATAGCTCTTGCCACTGGTTTGGTAGAAATAACCAAAGAAAAGCCCGAACTGAACAAAAGAATGTCCCTTCTGATACCTGGGCAGCAATTATACTATGACCACCATTCAGATAAATACCAGGTAGCAAGCTATAATCGCACAGAAGTACTTGGCTGGCAGCAAGGCATCCTTTATTTTAAGAAAGCTGACATGAAACAAATCGTTCGAAAACTGGAAAACTGGTACGGTGTGACTATAGAAGTAGATACTTATGGAGAAAAAGATACTTCATGGAATTATACAGGTGAATATCATAATGAAACCCTTGACAAAGTACTGGAAGGAATCGGATTTGTGAAGGACTTTACCCACCAAGAAACGAATGGAAAAGTGATTATTAAATTTAACTAACTCTATACCTATGCAAGAGGAAAAAGAATGAATAAACAGCCAGCCCTGGTGAGGACTGGCTGTTGAATACCTCCCCACACAATCTGTTGGCGCATATTAAATGGAGGAGGCTGTTGTTTAAATGAATTGAATCAAACTAAACATCACAAATTTATGAAAAACAGATTTTACTACCTATTAATAGGTAGAGCAAGAAGAACATTATCTGTTAGTGTGTTTTTGCTCTTTGCGTCAGTTCTTTCGGCGTTCGCAGCAGACAAGGAACTGCTGGAAGTTGATATGAAAAAAACCAAAGTAATACTCTCCCTCTCTCGTGCATCTCTGCAGGATTTTA contains these protein-coding regions:
- a CDS encoding aldo/keto reductase — protein: MEYRQLGASGLEVPVLCFGTATFGGGNAFFKAWGSTQVEEATRLINLCMDAGVNFFDTADIYSDGLSEEILGKALKGLRDKVLISTKGTFPFGEGPNNQGSSRFHLTRQVEGSLKRLNTDYIDIYHMHGFDGNTPVEETLRTLDDLVQSGKVRYIAASNFSGWHLMKSLAVSEKYGWSRYVAHQVYYSLANREYEWELMPLGLDQKVGGIIWSPLAAGRLGGKYRRNQPLPPESRVAQGGSPVPEAVVNEAVFYDTIDALDEVAAETGKTVAQVALNWLLQRPTVSSIIFGARNEEQLKQNLDAVGWNLTIEQVKKLDQASEVPPIYPYWHQRQNTKLNPLPEFYK
- a CDS encoding ATP-binding protein translates to MIKDFDTHISSHFIEQVKDCAIFAMDTEGNIMTWNIGAERIKGYKEEEIIGQYFGILFCKEDQHAGKPEEELMLTKKHGKHETDWWRRKKDGSAFWASIVLTAVYNHQGELIGFTKVTKDLTSKKLEEDALAHKNEELAKINRDLDQFIYIASHDLRAPILNIEALMQLLMDSLDNPSVDIREVHQLNSYIQASITRFKNTVDDLTTISKLQKSLEEDCNDEKVDVNNIFESIRSDMHFLFEESQFPCHIITDFQVKTLNFSRKNFRSILYNLLSNAMKYRSDKKACNIWISTKEEDGDVVLRVKDNGLGMSEENQRQLYTMFKRFHSHVDGSGIGMYIVKRIVDNAGGSIEVNSVEGEGTEFRVRFKS
- a CDS encoding RNA polymerase sigma factor, which gives rise to MNRKGSECLAGILEAVKADNIAAFEQLYQLCEPKLYSFAMHLTRQKEDAEEVVQEVFLKIWEGRKSLDQELNFDGYLLSIAKHLVYNKARRRGYEFAFKQYLTKSRINIDRSTEEAVAYRDLEKLLEEFYTNLPPVRKQVFLLSRVEGKSNSEIAKLLNTSTSNIENHLNKALKVIKNRFKGYELY
- a CDS encoding FecR family protein; the encoded protein is MNKHLLDRFYEGKCSPEELQQVLTWFQSNEITPEQELDLNFVWQEAEQTDIPINHSHDPKKLFLKLKEQLKETTDSDDCAPDEHQALVIKLHQPLFWLKAVAAVLLPLCLVWAFIAYTSTLKTKSPTIVSVTTKPGIRKTIKLADGSTIILNAGSKITYPKDFTPHTREIKLWGEAFFEVAKDSLRPFIVHTGNISTKALGTSFNINYSQENNLAIALATGLVEITKEKPELNKRMSLLIPGQQLYYDHHSDKYQVASYNRTEVLGWQQGILYFKKADMKQIVRKLENWYGVTIEVDTYGEKDTSWNYTGEYHNETLDKVLEGIGFVKDFTHQETNGKVIIKFN